CTTGGAATGTAAATGGCATAAGGTCATGTTACAAAAAGGGTTTTTCTGATTGGCTTGGAGCCACGGACGCTCAAATTGTTGGGCTCCAGGAAGTTCGAGCTTTACCTGAGCAGCTGACCGAGGCTCAACGAGAGCCTGAGGGCTGGTCGACTCATTTCAGTGCAGCCGAACGAAAAGGTTACAGTGGGGTAGGTTTTTATTCTCGGCGTGACTTTGAAAAAGTGCGCACAAGTATCGGAGAAGACATTTTTGATTGTGAAGGCAGAGTCCAAATAGCCGAATGTGGCTCCTTGGTGCTGGCCAACGTCTATTTCCCCAACGGTTCAGGAAAAAATCGCGACAACAGCCGAATCCCTTACAAACTCGATTTTTATCGGCAGCTCTTTGATGTGTTGGAGGTTGAGCGGCTTAAAGGACGCCCCGTGGTTGTCATGGGTGATTTCAACACAGCACACCGCGAAATTGACCTGGCGCGCCCAAAACAAAACCACAAGACCAGTGGTTTCTGTCCTATTGAACGCGAAGAACTCGACCGCTGGGTTGAGGCAGGCTGGGTGGATAGTTTTCGGCATATCAATGGCGATGCCGAAGGCCATTATACTTGGTGGAGCAATCGAAAAGGCGTTCGAGAACGTAATGTTGGGTGGCGTATTGATTATGCTCTGGTCTCTGAAGCGGCCATGCCGTTTCTAAAAGATGCGCAGATTCATTCGGATACATTGGGGTCAGATCACTGCCCGATCAGTTTGGAGCTTGATGAGGCGGTTTGCTCGGTTTCTTAATAGACTCAAGTAATTGCTCGAGGCCTTCAAGTTTGAGTTTTCTCGCTCGAAGCTTGAGGGCTCGGTCTTCGGGGAAGCGTTGAATCGCGGCTCTTAAAAGCCGGTGAGCCCTTTCTTCTTCGTCGCATTTCTCGTGAAGCGTGACGGCCAGCATCATCAAATTCGCATCCCATGCTTGGTGCTTCAAAGC
The Deltaproteobacteria bacterium DNA segment above includes these coding regions:
- the xth gene encoding exodeoxyribonuclease III, whose product is MRIVSWNVNGIRSCYKKGFSDWLGATDAQIVGLQEVRALPEQLTEAQREPEGWSTHFSAAERKGYSGVGFYSRRDFEKVRTSIGEDIFDCEGRVQIAECGSLVLANVYFPNGSGKNRDNSRIPYKLDFYRQLFDVLEVERLKGRPVVVMGDFNTAHREIDLARPKQNHKTSGFCPIEREELDRWVEAGWVDSFRHINGDAEGHYTWWSNRKGVRERNVGWRIDYALVSEAAMPFLKDAQIHSDTLGSDHCPISLELDEAVCSVS